In a single window of the bacterium genome:
- a CDS encoding acyl-CoA dehydrogenase produces the protein SMFLVTKTRGDDADPFPDENITGTEIPVIGYRGMKEYEISFDDFEIPGDALLGGAEGKGFKQLMATFESARIQTAARGLGLAQAALEHAFRYARERRQFGRPIFDFPRVHQKIARMVVETQAARQLTYFAARMKESGKRCDLEAGMAKLLATKTAFYVADGAVQVHGGNGYAEEYAVSRIFVDSRVLSIFEGANEIQAHVIARRLLED, from the coding sequence CTCGATGTTCCTCGTCACGAAAACGCGAGGCGACGACGCCGATCCGTTTCCCGACGAGAATATCACCGGCACGGAGATTCCCGTCATTGGTTATCGCGGCATGAAGGAATACGAAATCAGCTTCGACGATTTCGAGATTCCCGGCGACGCGTTGCTCGGCGGCGCCGAAGGCAAGGGCTTCAAGCAGCTCATGGCGACTTTCGAATCGGCGCGCATCCAGACCGCCGCGCGCGGCCTCGGCCTTGCGCAGGCGGCGCTCGAACACGCCTTCCGCTACGCGCGCGAACGCAGGCAGTTCGGGCGCCCGATTTTCGATTTCCCGCGCGTCCATCAAAAGATCGCGCGCATGGTCGTCGAGACGCAGGCCGCGCGTCAGCTCACGTATTTCGCGGCGCGCATGAAGGAGTCCGGCAAACGTTGCGATCTCGAGGCCGGCATGGCGAAACTGCTCGCGACCAAGACGGCGTTCTACGTCGCCGACGGCGCCGTGCAGGTGCATGGCGGCAACGGCTACGCCGAGGAATACGCGGTGTCGCGCATCTTCGTCGATTCGCGCGTGTTGTCGATCTTCGAAGGCGCGAACGAGATTCAGGCGCACGTCATCGCGCGCCGCCTGCTGGAGGACTGA
- a CDS encoding MaoC family dehydratase, whose translation MADYTQYAFGRRLDDFREGEIFRHPWEVTIDDGVLAFCAASFFETSPLYTSDPFAKALGFKGRVVSPLVLLNFGLSFSVLDVSEQAIAHLAYIDVHFPNPAYCGDTVSAASEVLGTKLAGSGDKGTVHVRTTLWNQDRLPVCMFERMALVPAGAVENSPRRAWSGSPPETDRRNPAQIDKLKPAGEKTRVNLTGYLEDFEKGRVFVSSIGRTVGASEHMQLTTLFRNTHPLHFDANYCETNSFTKDRVVYGGLVLAFTNAVIARETGGQVVWTDSFDSGAHPAPVLAGDTIRAAAKVTSVDEINEHLGRVQLRLVGVKNDDPAALIASGADLFAPERGKSEGKIKNKVVEIDKTLIVQRRGK comes from the coding sequence ATGGCCGATTACACGCAATACGCCTTCGGGCGGCGGCTTGACGATTTCCGGGAGGGCGAGATCTTTCGCCATCCGTGGGAGGTGACGATTGACGACGGCGTGCTCGCGTTTTGCGCCGCATCGTTTTTCGAGACGTCGCCCCTTTACACGAGCGATCCGTTCGCCAAGGCGCTCGGTTTCAAGGGGCGCGTCGTTTCGCCGCTCGTGCTGCTTAACTTCGGCCTGTCTTTTTCCGTGCTCGACGTTTCCGAGCAGGCGATCGCGCATCTGGCGTACATTGACGTGCATTTCCCGAATCCCGCGTATTGCGGCGATACGGTTTCGGCCGCGTCCGAGGTTCTCGGCACCAAGCTCGCGGGCTCGGGCGACAAGGGGACCGTTCACGTGCGCACCACCCTCTGGAATCAGGACCGCCTGCCCGTGTGCATGTTCGAGCGCATGGCGCTCGTGCCCGCGGGCGCGGTCGAAAATTCCCCGCGTCGCGCCTGGAGCGGCAGCCCGCCCGAAACCGATCGGCGCAATCCGGCCCAGATCGACAAGCTCAAACCCGCGGGCGAAAAGACCCGCGTCAACCTGACCGGTTATCTCGAGGATTTCGAAAAGGGGCGCGTGTTCGTCTCGTCGATCGGGCGTACGGTGGGCGCGTCGGAACACATGCAACTCACAACGCTGTTCCGCAATACGCATCCGCTGCATTTCGACGCGAATTATTGCGAGACAAACAGCTTCACAAAGGATCGTGTCGTTTACGGCGGCCTCGTCCTGGCGTTCACCAACGCGGTCATCGCGCGCGAGACGGGCGGTCAGGTCGTGTGGACCGACAGTTTCGACTCGGGCGCGCACCCGGCGCCGGTGCTGGCGGGCGACACCATCCGCGCGGCGGCCAAAGTGACGAGCGTGGACGAGATCAACGAACACCTCGGCCGCGTGCAGCTTCGCCTGGTCGGCGTCAAGAACGACGATCCGGCCGCGCTCATCGCGTCGGGCGCGGATCTTTTCGCGCCGGAGCGCGGCAAAAGCGAAGGCAAGATCAAGAACAAGGTCGTCGAGATCGACAAGACGCTCATCGTGCAGCGACGAGGAAAATAG
- a CDS encoding class I fructose-bisphosphate aldolase: MSKITKRILDNYAGENPGVLANLYRFLETGRLAGKGKLVILPVDQGFEHGPARSFAPNPDGYDPHYHFKLAIKAGCNAYAAPVGFIAAGAAEFAGQIPLILKVNNSDSMYKDTDPCPAVTASVDDALRLGANAIGFTIYPGSSERNTMYEEIQELSEEARAAGLPTVIWSYPRGSSLSKDGETGIDICAYAAQVAAQLGAHIIKVKPPTAHIEHDEARKVYEKQQIPIGTMADRVRHVVQSAFNGRRIVIFSGGAAKGEADIIDEVRQIHAGGGFGSIMGRNSFQRPWDEAVALLRKVQDVYAS; this comes from the coding sequence ATGTCGAAAATCACGAAACGCATTCTCGATAACTACGCCGGCGAAAACCCGGGTGTCCTCGCGAACCTCTACCGTTTCCTCGAAACGGGGCGCCTGGCCGGCAAGGGCAAACTTGTCATCTTGCCCGTCGATCAGGGTTTCGAGCACGGACCCGCGCGCAGTTTCGCGCCAAATCCCGACGGTTACGATCCGCACTACCACTTCAAGCTCGCGATCAAGGCCGGGTGCAACGCCTACGCCGCGCCTGTCGGGTTCATCGCCGCGGGGGCGGCGGAATTCGCGGGGCAGATTCCGCTGATTCTGAAGGTCAACAACAGCGATTCGATGTACAAGGACACGGACCCCTGCCCGGCGGTCACGGCGTCGGTCGATGACGCGCTGCGCCTTGGCGCCAATGCCATCGGATTCACGATTTACCCCGGCTCCTCCGAACGCAACACGATGTACGAGGAAATCCAGGAGCTGTCCGAGGAAGCGCGCGCGGCGGGTTTGCCGACGGTGATCTGGAGTTATCCGCGCGGATCGAGCCTCTCCAAGGACGGTGAGACGGGCATCGACATCTGCGCGTACGCCGCCCAGGTCGCCGCGCAGCTCGGCGCACACATCATCAAGGTCAAGCCGCCGACGGCGCACATCGAGCACGACGAGGCGCGCAAGGTCTACGAAAAGCAGCAGATCCCCATCGGTACGATGGCCGACCGCGTGCGTCACGTGGTGCAGTCGGCGTTCAACGGGCGGCGCATCGTCATCTTCTCCGGCGGCGCGGCCAAGGGCGAGGCTGACATCATCGATGAGGTGCGCCAGATCCACGCGGGCGGCGGTTTCGGCTCGATCATGGGGCGTAATTCCTTCCAGCGCCCGTGGGATGAGGCCGTCGCCCTATTGCGCAAGGTGCAGGACGTTTACGCCTCGTAG
- a CDS encoding mechanosensitive ion channel has translation MIRCAFFVAIALACFGSPVASDAADSPSSPFPDATTVAARAEQVSADETLPDAVRTRAAELYTQAVDQIRLGKERQETAGQFRRAMKEAPRELRELRARLTHPRGHAPAAFTDDAPTWEIEQALVQAEVDLALARRRAADLAQESAARAGRRSQLYELLTETRIRAEQVEPVPAGEHEAVRQALALLGQARVAATAAERTAYEMELLTFDVRGDILTTRMTIAEREASAASERVDRLRTIVNDRRRRDAARAASEAIASTLEAQDAHPTIRELAAENAELARRRVAPDGPLVRSERIARRVQDTTATLAEVESKLQGAREKEDIAGLTASYGLMLRRLRDEAPNVTAISARLDARGDEIAEAGYALARLEDQRTGLRQADAWTATLMRRIGASGDPGEREKIETILADLLRDRRENLDALIAEYEKYYNALIDLETYERRLVDAVDEFVKFIDERVLWVRSSHRVHARDLKNLPEAIGWLFGPSAWTAVALSAGRRLAAVSIETIVYLLVLFIVLPAAKIARDRAIANGERAAAEPPTSISPTVAMALYTVALALPAPYLLWFLGRIANDGAGGMFPFAVAAGLKKAAGVLLLLILTRETFRENGLGEVHFWWSGKTCRAVRRAIATMAVFAVPLVFIIFATQTQEVEARRDSLGRFAFVALQLTLAAFAFQLTRPKTGITNRLLPDPRDARSRRRHRLISALFILPPLALAAAGLFGYQFTALELGRRLFETTCMLLAIVAARAFTIRWLFVARTRHAALPRVLEETGSEPPEDADEGVPADPDAAMHAFSAQTIAVLRVVWIAVAVASVTLIWRDMLPALAIFDQVELWTTTETIESVVQIDGGETETHVAPTQRAVTLLDLLTAFLIVAITIVVGRNLPGILQVAVLARMHVDRGAQYAITTILKYVITIVGVAVMFGALGIGWSKVQWLAAAVTVGLGFGLQEIFANFVSGLIILVERPIRVGDIVTIGDISGNVTRIRIRATTVRTWDLHELIVPNKAFITGQLVNWTLTDTTMRVVLPVSVAYGSDPDRVGEILLDIARRNPRVIPDPPPSVIFKEMGESSLNFEFRVFVGSVQVSYDTMHELNTAIYKALAENGIEIPFPQRDVHIRSMPEFVRAEPATDEAASTTGDAVDGS, from the coding sequence ATGATCCGGTGCGCGTTTTTTGTTGCCATCGCGCTCGCATGCTTCGGTTCCCCTGTCGCGTCGGACGCGGCGGATTCGCCTTCCTCTCCCTTTCCCGATGCGACGACGGTCGCCGCGCGCGCGGAGCAGGTCAGCGCGGACGAGACGTTGCCGGACGCCGTGCGCACGCGTGCCGCGGAACTCTACACGCAAGCCGTCGACCAGATTCGCCTGGGCAAGGAGCGGCAGGAGACCGCCGGCCAGTTCCGCCGCGCCATGAAGGAAGCGCCCAGGGAATTGCGCGAATTGCGGGCGCGCCTGACGCACCCGCGCGGCCACGCGCCGGCCGCGTTCACCGACGATGCGCCGACCTGGGAGATCGAGCAGGCCCTTGTTCAGGCCGAGGTCGATCTGGCGCTTGCCCGCCGGCGGGCCGCGGACCTTGCCCAGGAATCGGCCGCGCGGGCGGGCCGCCGATCGCAGCTTTACGAGCTACTGACCGAAACTCGCATCCGGGCGGAGCAAGTTGAGCCCGTGCCCGCCGGCGAGCATGAGGCCGTCCGTCAGGCCCTCGCGCTTCTTGGCCAGGCGCGAGTCGCCGCGACGGCCGCCGAGCGCACGGCGTACGAAATGGAACTGCTCACGTTCGATGTGCGCGGCGATATCCTTACGACGCGGATGACGATCGCCGAGCGCGAGGCATCGGCCGCGAGCGAGCGCGTGGACCGCTTGCGTACGATTGTCAACGATCGGCGCCGGCGCGACGCGGCCCGCGCGGCGTCCGAGGCGATCGCCTCCACGCTCGAGGCGCAAGACGCCCATCCGACCATCCGTGAGTTGGCGGCGGAGAACGCGGAGTTGGCGCGACGCCGCGTCGCCCCGGACGGCCCGCTTGTTCGCAGCGAGCGGATCGCTCGCCGCGTGCAGGATACCACCGCGACGCTGGCCGAGGTCGAATCAAAGCTTCAGGGCGCGCGCGAAAAAGAGGACATAGCGGGACTGACGGCGTCCTACGGCCTGATGTTGCGCCGCCTGCGGGACGAGGCTCCGAACGTCACGGCGATATCGGCCCGCCTCGACGCGCGCGGGGACGAAATCGCCGAGGCGGGATACGCCTTGGCGCGTCTCGAGGATCAACGCACCGGCCTTCGTCAGGCGGATGCCTGGACAGCGACGTTGATGCGGCGCATCGGGGCATCCGGCGATCCCGGGGAACGCGAGAAGATCGAAACCATCCTCGCCGATCTGCTGCGCGATCGGCGGGAAAATCTCGACGCCCTCATCGCGGAATACGAGAAATACTACAACGCGCTCATCGACCTGGAGACGTACGAGCGCCGTCTCGTCGATGCGGTCGACGAGTTCGTGAAATTCATCGACGAGCGCGTGCTGTGGGTCCGCAGTTCCCACCGCGTCCACGCGCGCGACCTGAAAAACCTGCCGGAGGCCATCGGCTGGCTGTTTGGGCCGTCGGCGTGGACGGCCGTCGCGCTATCCGCGGGCCGTCGTCTCGCGGCCGTTTCCATCGAGACGATCGTCTACCTGCTGGTGCTTTTTATTGTGCTGCCGGCCGCGAAGATCGCGCGCGATCGGGCGATCGCGAACGGCGAGCGCGCGGCGGCCGAACCGCCGACGTCCATCTCGCCGACCGTGGCCATGGCGCTTTATACCGTCGCGCTCGCCCTTCCCGCGCCGTATCTGCTCTGGTTCCTTGGCCGGATCGCCAACGACGGCGCCGGAGGGATGTTTCCTTTCGCGGTGGCGGCAGGACTCAAAAAGGCCGCCGGCGTTCTGCTTTTACTGATCCTGACGCGCGAGACGTTTCGGGAAAACGGACTTGGCGAGGTGCATTTCTGGTGGAGCGGAAAGACCTGCCGCGCCGTTCGCCGCGCGATCGCGACGATGGCCGTTTTCGCCGTCCCTCTCGTTTTCATCATCTTTGCCACGCAAACGCAGGAAGTCGAAGCGCGGCGCGATTCGCTTGGCCGTTTCGCGTTTGTCGCCCTGCAACTCACGCTCGCGGCTTTCGCGTTTCAACTCACGCGACCGAAAACGGGGATCACCAACCGCCTGCTGCCCGACCCCCGCGACGCGCGCTCGCGCCGGCGTCATCGTCTGATATCGGCGCTGTTCATTCTGCCGCCGCTCGCGCTCGCGGCGGCCGGCCTGTTCGGGTACCAATTCACGGCGCTCGAATTGGGGCGCCGGCTTTTTGAAACGACCTGCATGCTGCTTGCGATCGTCGCCGCGCGCGCGTTTACGATTCGCTGGCTGTTTGTCGCCCGCACGCGGCATGCCGCCCTTCCGCGTGTCCTTGAAGAGACGGGATCCGAGCCGCCGGAAGACGCCGACGAGGGCGTGCCCGCCGATCCGGACGCGGCCATGCACGCTTTCAGCGCGCAGACGATCGCGGTTTTGCGCGTCGTGTGGATCGCCGTCGCCGTCGCGTCCGTCACCCTGATCTGGCGCGACATGCTGCCGGCTCTCGCCATCTTCGACCAGGTGGAATTGTGGACGACGACGGAAACCATCGAGAGTGTCGTTCAGATTGACGGCGGTGAAACCGAAACGCACGTCGCACCCACGCAGCGCGCGGTGACGCTGTTGGATCTCCTGACCGCGTTTCTGATCGTGGCGATCACGATCGTCGTGGGGCGCAATCTTCCAGGCATCCTGCAAGTCGCGGTCCTGGCGCGGATGCATGTCGACCGTGGCGCGCAATATGCCATCACGACGATTCTGAAATACGTCATCACGATCGTCGGCGTCGCCGTCATGTTCGGGGCGCTGGGGATCGGCTGGTCCAAGGTGCAGTGGCTTGCGGCCGCGGTGACGGTCGGCCTTGGTTTTGGCCTGCAGGAGATCTTCGCGAACTTCGTCTCCGGACTCATCATCCTTGTCGAGCGCCCCATCCGCGTCGGCGACATCGTGACGATCGGAGACATTTCCGGCAATGTGACGCGCATCCGCATCCGCGCGACCACGGTCCGCACGTGGGATCTTCACGAGCTGATCGTGCCGAACAAGGCGTTCATCACCGGACAACTCGTCAACTGGACCTTGACCGATACGACGATGCGCGTCGTCCTGCCGGTCAGCGTCGCGTACGGCAGCGACCCGGACCGCGTGGGCGAGATTCTCCTTGATATCGCGCGAAGGAACCCGCGTGTCATTCCGGATCCGCCGCCTTCGGTGATTTTCAAGGAGATGGGCGAAAGCTCGCTCAACTTCGAGTTCCGCGTGTTCGTCGGCTCGGTGCAGGTTTCCTACGATACGATGCACGAACTGAATACGGCGATCTACAAGGCGCTCGCCGAAAACGGCATCGAGATCCCGTTCCCGCAGCGTGACGTGCACATTCGGTCGATGCCGGAATTCGTGCGCGCCGAGCCGGCGACCGACGAAGCGGCGTCCACGACCGGTGACGCCGTGGACGGGAGCTGA
- a CDS encoding acyl--CoA ligase → MNIADHCIFRHAANPSFRDKAALIFLRGDNGGDEIYSYGELAGIVGRFASSLARLDLRKGDRLLIRLDNSVGYALAFFGALRAGLVPIPSSPQFTPEEVAFQLRDSGAKALVVAPHLAAGVADSAEALGPVTTVITSGRVVLKTPAGVVSVLLDDLLDAGPELPPPAIDDEDPAYLIYTSGTTARSKGVLHAHRSARGRDIVIREWEGVTPDDRVCHAGVLNWTYTLGVGLMDPWSVGATAVLYGGPRRPQVWAPLIERMRVTIFAGATSVFRQILKYTMVEEFDLSSLRHGLTAAEPLLPEVYGEWKRRVGCELYEALGMTEISTYISFKPGDTVKPGACGRPQAGRRIRLAARDSLDDAPRGETGRIVVHRSDPGLMLGYWRRPDEEALVFDGDWFVTGDLGLEDEDGVWWYRGRLDDQLSSFGYRVSPVEVEEVVRAHPDVHDVAVTVVSRGAGKDIITGLVILEPGRALNVEALHRHCHEHLAHYKCPKEYVAVAAIPRSESGKVLRRKLADLAGG, encoded by the coding sequence TTGAACATCGCCGATCACTGCATCTTTCGTCACGCTGCGAATCCGTCGTTTCGCGACAAGGCCGCCCTTATCTTTCTCCGGGGCGATAACGGCGGGGACGAAATTTATTCCTACGGCGAGCTTGCGGGGATCGTCGGCCGTTTCGCCTCCTCGCTGGCGCGCCTCGATTTGCGCAAGGGCGATCGCCTTCTCATTCGCCTCGACAATTCGGTCGGCTATGCGCTGGCGTTTTTCGGCGCGCTGCGCGCCGGCCTGGTGCCGATCCCCTCCAGCCCGCAATTCACGCCCGAGGAAGTCGCGTTTCAGCTACGCGATTCCGGCGCGAAGGCGCTTGTCGTCGCACCGCATCTGGCGGCCGGCGTCGCGGACTCGGCCGAAGCGCTCGGCCCGGTAACGACGGTCATCACCTCGGGCCGCGTGGTGCTCAAAACGCCGGCCGGCGTTGTTTCGGTTCTCCTCGACGATCTTCTCGACGCGGGCCCGGAGTTGCCGCCGCCGGCGATCGACGACGAAGATCCGGCCTATCTGATCTACACATCGGGCACGACCGCGCGCTCCAAGGGCGTTCTGCACGCGCACCGTTCCGCGCGCGGCCGTGACATCGTCATCCGCGAGTGGGAAGGCGTGACGCCCGATGACCGCGTCTGCCATGCGGGCGTGCTCAACTGGACCTACACGCTCGGCGTCGGGCTGATGGACCCCTGGAGCGTCGGCGCGACAGCCGTGCTTTACGGCGGACCGCGCCGGCCTCAGGTCTGGGCGCCGCTCATCGAGCGCATGCGCGTGACGATCTTCGCCGGCGCGACCAGCGTTTTTCGGCAGATTCTCAAATATACGATGGTCGAAGAGTTCGATCTTTCGTCCCTGCGTCATGGCCTGACGGCCGCGGAGCCGCTTTTGCCCGAGGTGTACGGCGAGTGGAAACGGCGCGTCGGCTGCGAGCTTTACGAGGCGCTCGGCATGACGGAAATCTCGACGTACATCTCCTTCAAGCCCGGCGATACGGTAAAACCGGGCGCCTGCGGCCGCCCGCAAGCCGGACGCCGCATTCGACTGGCCGCGCGCGATTCGCTCGATGACGCGCCGCGCGGCGAAACGGGACGTATCGTCGTTCACCGTTCGGATCCCGGCCTCATGCTCGGCTACTGGAGGCGCCCCGACGAGGAGGCGCTTGTTTTCGACGGCGACTGGTTTGTCACGGGCGACCTTGGTCTCGAGGACGAAGACGGCGTGTGGTGGTATCGCGGCCGCCTGGACGACCAGCTCTCGTCGTTCGGGTATCGCGTTTCCCCCGTGGAGGTCGAGGAGGTCGTGCGCGCGCATCCGGATGTGCATGATGTCGCGGTCACCGTCGTATCGCGCGGCGCGGGCAAGGACATCATCACCGGTCTGGTCATACTCGAGCCGGGACGGGCGCTCAACGTGGAAGCCTTGCATCGCCACTGCCACGAGCACCTCGCGCACTACAAGTGCCCGAAGGAATACGTCGCCGTCGCGGCGATTCCGCGCTCGGAGTCAGGCAAGGTTCTGCGGCGCAAGCTGGCGGATCTTGCCGGCGGCTGA
- a CDS encoding citrate synthase has protein sequence MTEERAKLILGRQEYELPIVVGTENEKAVDISKLRSQTGHITIDPGYANTGACKSAITFIDGEKGILRYRGYPIEQLAEQSTFLEVAYLLIYGVLPSRSELEEFELKLTKHTLLHEHMGRFFDAFPPSAHPMAILSSVVCGLSTFYHETNNIFDERDVDISVIRIFAKLPTIAAFSYKKSMGLPLVYPDNHLGYCGNFLKMMFAFPTEKYVLDEDSARTLDVMFVLHADHEQNCSTSTVRLVGSGQANLYAAISSAICALWGPLHGGANMQVLEMLDNIRDNFDGNVKKFIDATKDGKSRVMGFGHRVYKNYDPRATIIKRHADVVLAKMKRSDPLLDLARELEEIALSDSYFIERKLYPNVDFYSGIIYQALGFPRSMFTVLFAMGRLPGWIAQWKEMINDDSRIGRPRQIYIGERERDYVPAHERG, from the coding sequence ATGACCGAGGAACGCGCAAAACTCATACTTGGCCGGCAGGAATACGAGTTGCCCATTGTTGTCGGCACGGAAAACGAGAAAGCCGTCGACATCTCCAAGCTCCGTTCGCAAACCGGGCACATCACGATCGATCCGGGTTACGCGAACACCGGCGCCTGCAAGAGCGCGATCACCTTCATCGACGGCGAAAAAGGCATCCTGCGCTACCGGGGTTATCCGATCGAGCAGCTTGCGGAGCAGTCCACATTCCTGGAGGTGGCATACCTGCTGATTTACGGCGTCTTGCCCTCGCGGTCGGAGCTTGAGGAATTCGAGCTGAAGCTGACCAAGCACACGCTGCTGCACGAGCACATGGGCCGCTTTTTCGACGCGTTTCCGCCGTCGGCGCATCCGATGGCGATCCTCTCGTCGGTGGTGTGCGGTTTGTCGACCTTCTACCACGAGACGAACAACATCTTTGACGAACGCGACGTGGACATCAGCGTCATCCGCATCTTCGCCAAGCTCCCGACGATCGCGGCGTTCTCGTACAAGAAGTCGATGGGTCTTCCGCTTGTCTATCCCGACAACCACCTCGGCTATTGCGGCAACTTCCTGAAAATGATGTTCGCGTTTCCCACCGAGAAGTACGTGCTCGACGAGGATTCCGCGCGCACGCTGGACGTGATGTTCGTCCTGCACGCGGACCACGAGCAGAACTGCAGCACGTCGACGGTGCGTCTTGTCGGCAGCGGGCAGGCGAATCTGTACGCGGCGATCTCGTCGGCCATCTGCGCGTTGTGGGGACCGCTTCACGGCGGCGCGAACATGCAGGTGCTCGAGATGCTCGACAACATCCGCGACAATTTCGACGGCAACGTGAAAAAATTCATCGACGCCACGAAGGACGGCAAGTCGCGCGTCATGGGATTCGGTCACCGCGTCTACAAAAACTACGACCCGCGCGCGACCATCATCAAAAGGCACGCGGACGTCGTTCTCGCGAAAATGAAGCGCTCGGACCCGTTGCTCGACCTGGCGCGGGAGCTCGAGGAGATCGCGCTTTCGGACAGCTACTTCATCGAACGCAAGCTGTACCCGAACGTGGATTTCTACTCCGGCATCATCTACCAGGCGCTCGGCTTCCCGCGCAGCATGTTTACGGTGCTTTTCGCGATGGGCCGCCTGCCCGGCTGGATCGCCCAGTGGAAAGAGATGATCAACGACGATTCGCGCATCGGGCGGCCTCGCCAGATCTACATCGGCGAACGCGAGCGCGATTACGTCCCCGCGCACGAACGCGGTTAA